One Diceros bicornis minor isolate mBicDic1 chromosome 26, mDicBic1.mat.cur, whole genome shotgun sequence DNA segment encodes these proteins:
- the SRRM2 gene encoding serine/arginine repetitive matrix protein 2 isoform X2: MYNGIGLPTPRGSGTNGYVQRNLSLVRGRRGERPDYKGEEELRRLEAALVKRPNPDILDHERKRRVELRCLELEEMMEEQGYEEQQIQEKVATFRLMLLEKDVNPGGKEETPGQRPAVTETHQLAELNEKKNERLRAAFGISDSYVDGSSFDPQRRAREAKQPAPEPPKPYSLVRESSSSRSPTPKQKKKKKKKDRGRRSESSSPRRERKKSSKKKKHRSESESKKRKHRSPTPKSKRKSKDKKRKRSRSTTPAPKSRRAHRSTSADSASSSDTSRSRSRSAAAKTHTTMLTGQSPSPASGRQGEGDVPSREPGTTNTGQPSSPELSTKQPSSPYEDKNKDKKEKPAVQPSPSPERSSTGPEPLAPTLPLAEQHGGSPQPLAITPLSQEPVNPPSEASPTRGRSPPKSPEKPPPSSSESCPPSPQPTKVSRHASSSPESPKLAPAPGSRREISSSPASKSHSHGRAKRDKSRSRTPSRGVGRSCSPTTTKRGGSRSRTPTKRGHSRSRSPQWRRSRSAQRWGRSRSPQRRGRSRSPQRPGWSRSRNTQRRGRSRSARRGRSHSRSSATRGRSRSRTPARRGRSRSRTPARRRSRSRTPTRRRSRSRTPARRGRSRSRTPARRRSRTRSPLRRRSRSRSPARRSGRSRSRTPARRGRSRSRTPARRGRSRSRTPARRSGRSRSRTPARRGRSRSRTPARRGRSRSRSLVRRGRSHSRTPQRRGRSGSSSEQKNKSRTSQRRSRSNSSPEMKKSHVSSRRSRSLSSPRSKTKSHLSLRRSLSGSSPCPKQKSQTPPRRSRSGSSQAKAKSRTPQRRSRSGSSLPSNQKSKAPSQQSRSSSSPQPKVNSGTPPRQGSVTSPQANEKSATPQRRSRSESSPDFEVKSRTPSRHSCSGSSPSRVKSSIPPRRSRSGSSSPQPKVKAITSPTQSHSGSSSPCPNRVTSKTPPRQSRSESPCSKVESRLLQRHSRSRSSSPDTKVKLGTPPGQSHSGSTSPCPKVKPQSPPGHSLSGSKSPYSQEKCKDSPVQSCSGSSSLCPGIKSSTPPGEGYFGSSLQQKGQSQTSPDPRSDTSSPEMRQKHSESPSLQSKSQTPPKGGQSRSSSPVTELAPRSPTGQDRSELSSRLKSRMSPEQSRSQSDSSPYPATDCKSLLGQSRLELSPESKERTGLLLQEDVTASSPRSRDTLSPLPVQDRPESSPVLKDTPRTPSRERAGVGSSSDIKDQSSALAKPSQDEELMEVVDKSGEFSNQVLPHLPPKLKEIAGNNFGSSPEVEERPAVSLTLNQSQSQVSLEAEVPVVASTWSGPHFSPEHTELSNSAPRENSFESPLEFRNSGLIAEMNTGFSPEVKEDLNGLFSNQLEMDPTLDRKEQSTRSSRRSSSELSPDAVEKAGLSSNQSVSSPVLDAIPRTPSRERSSSTSPELKDGLPRTPSRRSRSGSSPGLRDGSGTPSRHSLFGSSPGMKDIPRTPSRGRSECDSSPEPKALPQTPRPRSRSPSSLELNNKCLTPQRERSGSESSVEQKAVARTPLGQRSRSGSSQELDGKPSASPQERSESDSSPDSKAKTRMPLRQRSCSGSSPEVDSKSRASPQHSRSGSSPEVKDKPRAVSRAQSGSDSSPEPKAPVPRAIPRRSRSGSSSKGRGPSPEGSSSSESSPEHPPKSRTARRSSRSSPEPKTKSRTSPRRRSSRSSPELTRKARLSRRSRSASSSPETPSRTPPRRRRSPSVSSPEPAEKSRSSRRRRSASSPRTKTTSRRGRSPSPKPRGLQRSRSRSRREKTRTTRRRDRSGSSQSTSRRRQRSRSRSRVTRRRRGGSGYHSRSPARQESSRTSSRRRRGRSRTPPTSRKRSRSRTSPAPWKRSRSRASPATHRRSRSRTPLVSRRRSRSRTSPVSRRRSRSRTSVTRRRSRSRASPVSRRRSRSRTPPVTRRRSRSRTPTRRRSRSRTPPVTRRRSRSRTPPVTRRRSRSRTSPITRRRSRSRTSPVTRRRSRSRTSPVTRRRSRSRTSPVTRRRSRSRSPPAIRRRSRSRSPLLPRKRSRSRSPLAIRRRSRSRTPRTTRGKRSLTRSPPAIRRRSASGSSSDRSRSATPPATRNHSGSRTPPVALNSSRMSCFSRPSMSPTPLDRCRSPGMLEPLGSSRTPMSVLQQAGGSMMDGPGPRIPDHPRTSVPENHAQSRIALALTAISLGTARPPPSMSAAGLAARMSQVPAPVPLMSLRTAPAASLASRIPAASAAAMNLAGARTPAIPTAVNLADSRTPAAAAAMNLASPRTAVAPSAVNLADPRTPTAPAVNLAGARTPAALAALSLTGSGTPPTAGNYPSSSRTPQAPAPANLVGPRSAHATAVNIASSRNPPALAPASLTSARMAPALSGANLTSPRVPLSAYERVSGRTSPPLLDRARSRTPPGGPGSRTPPSAPSQSRMTSERSSSPASRTAQTPSQPVLPSAQDRPRSPVPSTFSDQSRSLLAQTTAIAGSQSLSSGAVAKTTSSAGDHNSMLSGPVPGVSQPDDGEPPASTGAQQPSALAALQPAKERRSSSSSSSSSSSSSSSSSSSSSSSSSGSSSSDSEGSSLPTQPEIALKRVPSPAPAPKEAVREGRPPEPTPAKRKRRSSSSSSSSSSSSSSSSSSSSSSSSSSSSSSSSSSSSSSTSSSPSPAKPGPQALPKPASPKKPPPGEQRSRSPRKPIDSLRDSRSLSYSPAERRRPSPQPSPREQQSSERGSRRGQHGGSRSPGHKRRRETPSPHPMRHRSSRSP, encoded by the exons GTACGAGGAACAGCAAATTCAGGAAAAAGTGGCGACCTTTCGACTCATGTTGCTGGAGAAGGATGTGAACCCTGGGGGCAAGGAGGAGACCCCAGGGCAGAGGCCAGC GGTAACTGAGACTCACCAGTTGGCAGAATTGAATGAGAAGAAGAATGAGCGACTCCGTGCTGCCTTTGGCATCAGTGACTCCTATGTGGATGGCAGCTCTTTTGATCCTCAGCGTCGTGCTCGAGAAGCTAAACAACCAGCTCCCGAGCCTCCCAAACCTTACAG CCTTGTCCGGGAGTCCAGCAGTTCTCGCTCACCAACCCcaaagcaaaagaagaagaaaaagaagaaagacagagGACG CAGGTCAGAGAGTAGCTCTCCTCGACgagagaggaagaagagttcTAAGAAGAAGAAGCATAG GTCAGAGTCAGAATCCAAGAAACGGAAGCACAG GTCTCCCACTCCAAAGAGCAAGCGTAAATCTAAGGACAAGAAGCGGAAGCG GTCTCGAAGTACAACGCCAGCCCCTAAGAGTCGCCGGGCCCACCGTTCAACTTCTGCTGACTCTGCCTCATCTTCTGATACTTCGCGCAGTCG gtctcgaAGTGCTGCAGCTAAAACCCATACAACTATGTTGACTGGGCAGAGTCCTTCTCCTGCTTCAGGGCGCCAAGGGGAGGGAGATGTACCTTCCAGAGAACCAGGTACCACCAACACAGGGCAGCCTAGCAGCCCAGAGCTCTCTACAAAGCAGCCTAGCAGTCCTTatgaagacaaaaacaaagacaagaaGGAG AAACCTGCAGTTCAACCTAGCCCCTCTCCAGAAAGGAGCAGCACAGGCCCAGAACCACTTGCTCCCACTTTGCCCCTTGCTGAGCAGCATGGCGGCTCCCCACAACCCCTTGCAATAACCCCCTTAAGTCAGGAGCCAGTGAACCCCCCATCTGAGGCTTCCCCAACCCGGGGCCGTTCACCCCCTAAGTCTCCTGAGAAACCTCCCCCATCTTCTTCGGAGAGCTGCCCACCATCCCCTCAACCTACCAAAGTTTCTCGGCATGCCAGCTCTTCCCCTGAAAGTCCTAAACTGGCACCAGCTCCTGGGTCCCGTCGAGAGATTTCTTCTTCTCCCGCATCCAAGAGTCACTCACATGGCCGAGCAAAGCGGGATAAGTCACGTTCTCGTACTCCTTCTCGTGGGGTGGGGAGGTCCTGTAGCCCTACTACCACTAAGAGGGGGGGTTCTCGGTCTCGAACCCCAACCAAGAGAGGGCATTCTCGATCCCGATCCCCTCAGTGGCGTAGGTCCCGGTCTGCACAGAGGTGGGGACGATCTAGAAGTCCCCAGCGACGTGGCCGTTCTAGGTCTCCTCAGCGACCAGGTTGGTCCAGGAGCAGAAATACCCAGAGAAGAGGCAGGTCTAGATCAGCAAGGCGAGGCAGGTCACACTCTAGATCCTCAGCCACTAGGGGGAGATCTCGTTCTAGAACACCAGCCAGGCGGGGCAGGTCTCGCTCTAGAACACCAGCCAGGCGGAGATCACGATCCAGAACACCCACCAGGCGTAGGTCTCGGTCTAGAACACCAGCCCGGAGGGGCAGGTCTCGGTCTAGAACACCTGCTAGGCGCAGATCTAGGACCCGATCACCACTAAGACGGAGGTCCCGTAGTAGGTCACCAGCCAGGAGAAGTGGGAGGTCACGCTCTAGAACCCCGGCAAGGCGTGGGCGCTCACGCTCTAGAACCCCGGCGAGGCGTGGGCGGTCTCGCTCTAGAACCCCAGCTAGACGAAGCGGGCGGTCACGCTCTAGAACACCTGCCAGGAGAGGGAGATCTCGGTCTAGGACACCAGCAAGACGAGGAAGATCCCGTAGTAGAAGTCTAGTTAGACGGGGGCGATCTCACTCTAGAACACCACAAAGAAGAGGCAGGTCCGGTTCATCATCAGAGCAGAAGAACAAATCCAGAACATCACAGAGAAGGAGCAGGTCCAACTCAAGCCCAGAAATGAAAAAATCTCATGTTTCTTCAAGGCGGAGCAGGTCTCTCTCTTCACCGCGGTCCAAAACAAAATCTCACTTGTCTTTGAGGCGAAGCCTTTCAGGGTCGTCTCCATGCCCGAAACAGAAGTCTCAGACGCCACCGAGGCGCAGTCGCTCTGGATCATCCCAGGCTAAAGCTAAATCTAGAACACCACAAAGGCGAAGTCGCTCTGGTTCTTCTCTGCCATCTAATCAGAAATCTAAAGCACCATCACAACAAAGTCGTTCCAGTTCATCTCCTCAACCTAAAGTGAACTCTGGAACACCACCAAGGCAGGGGTCTGTAACAAGTCCCCAGGCAAATGAAAAATCTGCAACACCACAAAGACGGAGCCGTTCTGAATCATCACCTGACTTTGAGGTGAAATCTAGAACCCCTTCCAGACATAGCTGCTCAGGATCCTCTCCTTCTAGAGTGAAATCTAGTATACCTCCAAGACGGAGCCGATCCGGGTCATCATCTCCACAACCCAAAGTGAAGGCGATAACATCACCAACCCAAAGTCATTCTGGTTCCTCTTCTCCATGTCCTAATAGAGTGACATCTAAAACACCTCCAAGGCAAAGCAGATCAGAGTCTCCCTGCTCCAAGGTGGAATCTAGATTGTTGCAAAGACACAGCCGTTCTAGGTCCTCCTCACCAGATACCAAAGTGAAACTGGGAACACCGCCAGGACAAAGTCACTCAGGGTCTACTTCGCCATGCCCCAAAGTCAAGCCCCAAAGTCCACCAGGGCACAGTCTTTCTGGATCAAAGTCACCATATTCCCAAGAGAAGTGTAAAGACTCACCAGTGCAAAGTTGCTCTGGGTCCTCCTCCCTCTGTCCAGGAATAAAGTCTAGTACACCACCAGGAGAGGGCTATTTCGGCTCATCTCTGCAACAGAAAGGACAGTCTCAAACTTCACCAGACCCCAGATCTGATACTTCAAGTCCAGAAATGAGACAGAAGCACTCTGAATCTCCATCTCTCCAGAGCAAATCTCAAACACCTCCTAAAGGTGGCCAGTCCAGGTCTTCATCTCCAGTCACTGAGCTGGCACCCAGATCTCCAACAGGACAAGATAGAAGCGAATTGTCATCAAGGCTGAAATCCAGAATGTCTCCTGAGCAGAGCAGGTCCCAGTCTGACTCTTCCCCATATCCTGCCACGGACTGTAAATCTCTTCTGGGGCAGAGTAGATTGGAGCTTTCTCCTGAATCAAAAGAGAGAACAGGCTTGCTCCTTCAGGAGGATGTTACTGCATCATCTCCTAGATCAAGAGACACATTGAGTCCTCTTCCAGTGCAGGATAGGCCTGAGTCTTCACCAGTCCTCAAAGACACACCTAGAACCCCATCAAGGGAAAGAGCTGGTGTTGGGTCATCTTCAGATATAAAAGACCAAAGTAGTGCATTAGCTAAGCCAAGCCAAGACGAGGAATTAATGGAGGTGGTAGATAAATCTGGAGAATTCTCAAACCAGGTTTTGCCCCATTTGCCTCCAAAACTTAAAGAAATAGCTGGAAATAATTTTGGATCATCTCCTGAAGTAGAAGAAAGGCCTGCTGTGTCTTTGACTCTTAACCAAAGCCAGTCACAGGTTTCTTTAGAAGCAGAAGTCCCTGTAGTGGCCTCAACTTGGAGTGGGCCCCATTTTTCTCCAGAACATACAGAACTATCTAACTCGGCTCCCAGGGAGAATAGCTTTGAATCACCTTTAGAATTTAGAAATTCAGGTCTTATTGCAGAAATGAATACTGGATTTTCTCCTGAGGTTAAAGAAGATTTGAATGGACTTTTTTCTAATCAGTTGGAGATGGATCCAACTCTAGACAGGAAAGAACAATCAACAAGGTCCTCCAGACGAAGCAGTTCTGAGTTATCCCCAGATGCAGTGGAAAAAGCAGGATTGTCTTCAAATCAGAGTGTCTCTTCACCGGTACTTGATGCTATACCCAGAACACCCTCGAGGGAAAGGAGTAGTTCTACATCTCCTGAACTGAAAGACGGTTTACCCAGAACCCCCTCAAGGAGAAGCAGGTCTGGGTCTTCCCCAGGACTTAGAGATGGATCTGGGACTCCCTCAAGGCACAGCTTATTTGGGTCCTCTCCTGGAATGAAAGATATACCTAGAACACCATCCAGGGGGAGAAGTGAATGTGATTCTTCTCCAGAACCAAAAGCTTTGCCTCAGACTCCTAGGCCAAGGAGTCGTTCTCCATCATCACTGGAGCTCAACAACAAGTGTCTTACCCCCCAGAGAGAAAGAAGTGGGTCAGAATCATCAGTTGAACAGAAAGCTGTGGCTAGGACTCCTCTTGGGCAGAGAAGTCGATCTGGATCTTCTCAAGAACTTGATGGGAAACCCAGTGCATCCCCTCAGGAAAGAAGTGAATCTGACTCATCTCCAGATTCTAAAGCTAAGACACGGATGCCACTTAGACAGAGGAGTTGCTCTGGATCGTCTCCAGAGGTCGACAGCAAATCCCGAGCTTCTCCTCAGCATAGTAGATCAGGCTCATCCCCTGAAGTGAAAGACAAGCCAAGAGCTGTATCCAGGGCACAGAGTGGTTCTGATTCCTCTCCTGAACCCAAGGCTCCTGTCCCTCGGGCCATTCCCAGACGAAGCAGATCAGGTTCATCAAGCAAGGGTAGAGGCCCTTCTCCTGAAGGaagcagcagttctgagtcctctccaGAACACCCACCCAAATCTAGAACTGCTAGGAGAAGCTCTAGGTCATCACCAGAGCCCAAGACCAAGTCTCGCACGTCACCTCGCCGTCGCAGCTCTCGATCATCTCCTGAGttgactaggaaggccagactcTCCCGTAGAAGCCGCTCTGCGTCATCCTCACCAGAGACCCCCTCTAGAACTCCCCCAAGACGCCGAAGAAGTCCCTCGGTGTCTTCCCCAGAGCCAGCTGAAAAGTCAAGATCCTCACGCCGGCGTCGTTCAGCTTCATCTCCACGCACAAAAACAACTTCAAGGAGAGGTCGTTCTCCTTCACCAAAGCCTCGTGGGCTCCAGAGGTCTCGTTCCCGCTCAAGGAGGGAGAAGACAAGAACAACCCGACGTCGGGATAGGTCTGGATCTTCTCAGTCAACGTCTCGGAGAAGACAGCGGAGCCGGTCAAGGTCTCGGGTTACTCGTCGGCGGAGGGGAGGCTCTGGTTACCACTCAAGGTCTCCTGCTCGGCAAGAGAGTTCCCGAACCTCATCTCGACGCCGAAGAGGCCGCTCACGGACACCTCCAACCAGTCGGAAGCGTTCCCGCTCACGCACATCACCAGCCCCGTGGAAACGCTCCAGGTCTCGAGCCTCTCCGGCCACTCACCGGCGATCCAGGTCCAGAACACCTCTGGTTAGCCGACGTAGGTCCAGGTCTAGAACTTCCCCAGTCAGTCGGAGACGATCAAGGTCCAGGACATCAGTGACTCGACGAAGATCTCGATCAAGAGCATCCCCAGTGAGTCGAAGGCGATCCAGGTCCAGAACACCACCAGTAACCCGTCGTCGGTCAAGATCCAGAACGCCGACTCGCCGGCGTTCTCGCTCTAGAACACCCCCAGTGACTCGCAGAAGGTCCAGATCTAGGACTCCACCAGTAACCAGGAGGCGATCTCGAAGCAGAACCTCACCTATCACTCGCAGAAGATCAAGATCCAGAACGTCCCCAGTTACCCGTAGGCGGTCTCGATCTCGCACGTCTCCAGTAACACGAAGGAGGTCGCGCTCTCGTACCTCTCCAGTGACACGCCGCCGATCTAGGTCCCGGTCACCTCCAGCTATTCGGCGCCGCTCTAGGTCTCGAAGTCCACTGTTGCCACGCAAACGTTCTCGAAGTCGCTCACCACTTGCTATCCGCCGCCGTTCTAGGTCCCGTACTCCACGAACAACTCGGGGCAAACGGTCCTTGACAAGATCTCCTCCAGCTATCCGCAGGCGTTCTGCATCAGGAAGTAGTTCTGACCGTTCACGTTCAGCTACTCCTCCAGCAACAAGGAATCATTCTGGTTCTCGGACACCTCCAGTCGCACTCAATAGCTCCAGAATGAGCTGCTTCAGTCGTCCTAGCATGTCACCAACTCCCCTCGACCGCTGTAGATCACCTGGAATGCTTGAACCCCTCGGCAGCTCTAGAACACCGATGTCTGTCCTGCAGCAAGCTGGTGGCTCCATGATGGATGGTCCAGGTCCCCGAATTCCTGATCACCCGAGAACATCTGTGCCAGAAAATCATGCTCAGTCTAGAATTGCACTTGCCCTGACGGCCATCAGTCTTGGCACCGCTCGGCCGCCTCCATCTATGTCTGCTGCTGGCCTTGCTGCAAGAATGTCCCaggttccagctccagtgcctctCATGAGTCTCAGAACAGCTCCAGCTGCCAGCCTTGCCAGCAGGATTCCTGCAGCCTCTGCAGCAGCCATGAACCTGGCTGGTGCCAGGACACCTGCTATCCCAACAGCAGTGAACCTGGCCGACTCAAGAACACCAGCTGCAGCAGCAGCCATGAACTTGGCCAGTCCTAGAACAGCAGTGGCACCTTCAGCTGTGAACCTTGCTGACCCTCgcacccccacagccccagctgtgAACCTAGCAGGAGCCAGAACCCCAGCTGCTTTGGCAGCTTTGAGTCTCACGGGCTCTGGCACACCCCCGACCGCTGGAAACTATCCCTCCAGTTCCCGAACACCCCAGGCTCCAGCCCCTGCAAACCTGGTGGGTCCTAGATCTGCACATGCCACAGCTGTGAATATTGCCAGCTCAAGAAACCCTCCAGCTTTGGCCCCTGCAAGCCTCACCAGTGCTAGAATGGCTCCAGCTTTGTCTGGTGCAAATCTTACCAGCCCCAGGGTGCCCCTCTCCGCCTACGAGCGTGTTAGTGGCAGAACCTCACCACCGCTTCTCGACCGAGCCAGGTCCAGAACCCCACCAGGAGGCCCAGGGTCTAGAACCCCACCATCTGCCCCGAGCCAGTCTAGAATGACTTCTGAGCGGTCTTCCTCTCCTGCCTCTAGAACGGCCCAGACTCCATCACAGCCTGTTCTCCCTTCAGCTCAAGATCGGCCTAGGTCCCCTGTGCCATCTACTTTTTCTGATCAATCCCGATCTTTGCTTGCCCAGACCACCGCTATAGCAGGGTCTCAGTCCCTTTCCTCGGGGGCAGTGGCAAAGACCACATCCTCTGCTGGTGACCACAACAGCATGCTCTCTGGCCCTGTCCCTGGGGTGTCCCAACCTGATGATGGGGAACCACCTGCCTCCACGGGGGCCCAGCAGCCTTCTGCGTTAGCCGCCCTGCAGCCAGCAAAGGAGCGGCGGAGTTCTTCTTCCTCGTCATCTTCCAGTTCCTCTTCTTCATCGTCATCATCGTCGTCGTCCTCTTCCTCGTCCTCTGGCTCCAGTTCTAGCGACTCGGAGGGCTCTAGCCTTCCCACTCAACCTGAGATAGCACTGAAGAG GGTCCCCAGCCCTGCTCCAGCCCCAAAGGAGGCTGTTCGAGAGGGACGTCCTCCGGAGCCTACCCCAGCCAAACGGAAGAGACGCTCTAGCAGCTCCAGTTCCAgttccagctcctcctcttcctcttcctcctcctcttcttcttcctcttcttcttcctcctcctcctcttcttcctcttcctcttcttcctcttctacttcctcctccccctcccctgctaAGCCTGGCCCTCAGGCCTTGCCCAAACCTGCAAGCCCCAAGAAGCCACCCCCTGGCGAGCAGAG GTCCCGCAGCCCCCGGAAGCCAATAGATTCCCTCAGGGACTCGCGGTCCCTCAGCTACTCGCCTGCGGAGCGCCGCcgcccctcaccccagccctcgCCACGGGAGCAGCAGAG CAGCGAGCGCGGATCCCGGAGAGGCCAGCATGGGGGTAGCCGCTCCCCAGGCCACAAGCGCAGGAGGGAGACGCCTAGCCCCCACCCCATGCGGCACCGCTCCTCCAG GTCTCCGTGA